The Rubripirellula amarantea genome includes the window CACCGCAACATAGTTTTCATCAATCGATACCGACTGGCCGAAACGATCGCCCGCACCCTGGGTGCTGCCGGTAAGCTTCTTGACTTGTCCCCAAGTGTCGACGCCACCCTGATCCCGCTCGAAAACGTAGGCCGCGCCCGAGGATACACCCACGGGGTCAGCAACACTGGCACCCACGACGATCGTGTCGCCAGAAATGTCCACCGAACGACCGAACAAATCACGTTTGACGGTGTCACTGCCGATCAGCTTGGTCACACGTCCCCAGTTGTCGGGGCCACCTTCGTTGCGATCAAAGATGTAAACCGCCCCGGCTTGGAATCCGTTTTCACGATCTTTCTGGGCGCTTACGGCGACTGTGTCACCGTCGATGGCGACGCTGTAACCGAACTGGCCGTCAGTACCGTTGGGCGCGCCGTCACCAGTCAGTTGAGCGACTTGCGTCCAACTCGTATTGCCGGTGCGTTGGTAGACAAACGCTGATCCGGCGCTATTGAGTCCTGCTGGATCATCAAGGAAGGATCCCACCACGGCAAAGTCGCCCGAGACAGCGACGGAGTTTCCAAAACGGTCACCACCACTGACTGCACTATTGACGAGCTCAACATCTTGCAACGCGATGGTGTATTGAAAACTGTCGGAACCCGAAAAGCCTACGTTCGGAGTGTACGTGATCACACCGCCCGGTCCGATCGAGGTCGTTCCATGGGTTCCATCCACCGCAGACACGACTTTCGTCTCGCCCGCTGGCAAGTCATTCAGCAAGACGCTGATGTCGACGGGGGTGTCCTGATTCGTCACCACGGAATCGTCAATCGCGTCGACCAATTGTGTGGGAACGGTAACGGTCGCGGATGCGGTATCGCTTGAGTCGACGACCAACGAAGTCGTGAACGTGTTGCCGCCGTATTCCACAACGACTTCGTAGTCGCCTCGGAAGACGTCCGTGCTGAAGGCACCACTGCTTGAGGTTCCGCGTACGTCCGACCACCATCGACCGAACACGAGGTCTTCATAGGCTTGCCCATTTGGCTTGATGCTAAAATCGGATCGGTAGAGTGCTGAGTTCGGCAGCCAGTGGGAGTCTTCCCAAAAACCCCATTGCAGAATTTCGCTGACTTCGTTTTGGCTAAAGGCCATGGTGAAGTAATCACGCAAATAGTCTGCTTGCAACTGTTCGTCTTCCGTATTCACGTCGAACTCAGTAATCACGATTGGCGTGTTGAACTGCGTATAGTACGAATTCACCAATTGTTCTAAGACGACGATGTCGGTCAAATTGCCCGCGCCGTAATGATTTTGCACTCCGATAACATCCAGCAATCCGGCGTTGGAAAGGGTGGTGAGCCAGTTGTCAAAGTTAACTCGGTGTGCCGTGTCGGAACCGTTGCTAGTGAAGATGTGGTAGTCGTTAAGCACAAGCTTAATTGTCGGATCGTAATCACGAACCTGTTGGAACCAATCGACAACGATGGAGTCGCCGAGAATGTCCATCACGTCATGGTTGGTGTACGGTTCATTGACGACATCCCATTCGGGGACTTGGCCATTGAACGTTGTCAACAGATCAGCGAGGTGATTTTCTATCGTGGTCTCAAGCCAGGCGGCTGCTGAAACTGAGCCATCGGTAATGACCCGAGTGTCGTATTCATTCCAAATGCTACTCGGCATGTTCCCGCGACTAGGCCAAATCATGTTGTGACCACGTACATAAAGGTCGTTGGAATTGGCAAAGTTAACGGCGTCGATGGCGCGTTGGGGATCATTGAGATACTGAGGCCACTTGAGAGAGTTCTCCATCACAACCGTGTTGAACAAGCGATTGATCTCACTCTGGTACTTCAGCGCCTGAGTATTGCCGTTCGGATCAAGCTTGCCGTTGAACGCGTTGATTGCGGATCCAAACAGAAATTCGTGTTCTTTCTGGCGAAGGTGAATGACTGCTCCATCGAGCGGATTTCCGGATCCATCGACAACCTGGACCGTAGCCAAACTCATCCGGTCGGTTTCAATTCGACTGTCGGCAGATTCACGCCATGCGTCAGTTCCTAGTCGACCTTCGTAGGATGAAGCAGGAAATTGCTCTGGAAGATCTTCGAAATTGACCGAGTTGCTTAGGTTTGTCCAATGGAATCCTCCAATTTCAACGGTCTGCAATTTCTGTCCAATGTTAAATACCGCTTGTAGACTCTCGGTCGCAAAGTCTTCGCCGACTTCATAGTCGATAGTAAAGTGTTGCCAGTTTGAACTCAGGTTGATGCTTTGCGAAACCAGATTGGCATAGGTATCAGTAGTTTGCAGCACAAAGCCAGTGATTGGGTTGTTGCCACTAGTAGCTCGAACAGAAAACTCAAACCGCAACGTGTCTCCGGACTGTACTGGGTAGTCGTTTTTTTCTTGCGCTTGCAGGTTCCAAGGGTTTGGCGGAACAGCACTTGTTGTTACTTCATAGGCAAAACCAAACGGCTCGCCCGCGACGGGGACAAGTTGCGACGTTCCCCAAGTGCCTGCGCCACTTAAGAAAAAGTCCGTTTCAGAAGCCAATGACTTCGGGGGACCATAGTTAAGTAGTTGGAAATCAGTGAACTGAAGTGTTTGAATTTGGAAACCAAGATGAAAGCCAAACGTCGCTTGGCCAACTGCGTAAGATCCCGCAGCAATGAAAGGCATTTGGATTTTCGTCCAATCTGATCCCACTTGGATTTGTTGAGAAAGAGACTTTGTGTAGGGAGAGGCCCCCAATTCGAAGATTGCCGTCAATTCCCCTGGTCCCGTTGTCGAACGGACTGCGAACTCAGCGAACAAGATGTCGCCTTGGGTCACCGGGGCATCAATGGCTTGACGTATTTGGGCACTGTACTGAGTTGCCGGCTGGCTCAAGATCGCGGCTTGAATCACCGATCCGAACGTTGGGTCTGATTCCGTGGTGTAGGTGCCACCGAAACGAGTGAAGTCTGCTAACTGCGTTCCGGTCCAAAGCGAGGTGCCACCGCTGGGTGCAGCAGCGTCGTCGTAGATTGTCCCATAGACCGTTCGTTCGCTGGTGAAGCCGACCTCATAGCCTGGTCCATTTTGAAGTTCAATCACAACCGACTCTGGTCCTTCGTCCAAAGTATCAGTTAGCGGGGTGATATTCAAATCAACTGATAAAGAGCCAGATGGGATAATGATTGAGCCTGACAAACTTTGGTAATCCACACCATTGTTGGCTGTACCGCTGGTCGAGTAAAAAACTTCCAAAGGTAAGTTTGTCGGTCCGGATTCCCGCACAATCGTAAATTTTGCCGGTACGCCAGCGAGTTCCGCTCCATAAGGTGACTCTGAATAAATGCGGACTTCGGGGACGACGGGTGATAGATCTGATCGACCGATCAGGGTAACGGTACTGCTGGTTGGCGTGGTCCACCCAACAGCCAAGTGGTCATCTCCAACCCCTTCCTTGTGCAGTAATTCAAAGTAGTACTTCTGACCCGCAGCTAGCACAATTGTGTCGGATTGCTGACTGGCAGAAGCGGTCCAATCTTGTGGACTTGTCGCTACATTGGTGGACGCGATCAGACTTAAATGGTCAGGCGATTCGGATGCACTGAGCCACAATTGCGAAGTTTCGTTGGCGGCAACGTAAAACTGATAATTACCGGATTGCGGTGCGTGAATGTATCCCCGAATGCGCCGGCCGTAGTTGTCGGTAGTGTTGTCGTTGACCGAGGCGATCGAGTTCCAATTTTCAACCGTCGTTGGCGAACTCGGGAAATTCGGGAGAGACGTTAAGCTGACAATGTCCGATCCCGACACGTCATTCCAAGTTTCAGTCGTGACCGATCCTCGTTGGCTTGCAAAGAGTTGTCCCGTCGGGACGACTTCACGCGGAAGGCTTGAGCTACTCCATTCCAAGGAAACCGCCGCGACTCCAGAAACTTCTCGGTACTCAAGCTGAACGTCGTAGCGTCGTCCCGCGATCAGGTCGATGTTGTTCACTGCTTCGACGAATCCGTTGTCGTCAAAAGAATCAAACATGAGTTGCCCGTTGACCCAAAGCCGAACCCCACCATCGGCGCTGGCAAAGAACTCATAGTTCTCCGTGAACTCGGCCTCGACCTGACCGCTCCAACGAGCCGAAAACGTGTCGCTAGCAATACTGGAATCTGGTGAACCCGACCCCCAATCGAAGTCCACGGTTGGGTCGAGTCGAATA containing:
- a CDS encoding endo-1,4-beta-xylanase, giving the protein MILERLEDRRLLAAGNGLQAQYFNNENLNGTAFIRLDPTVDFDWGSGSPDSSIASDTFSARWSGQVEAEFTENYEFFASADGGVRLWVNGQLMFDSFDDNGFVEAVNNIDLIAGRRYDVQLEYREVSGVAAVSLEWSSSSLPREVVPTGQLFASQRGSVTTETWNDVSGSDIVSLTSLPNFPSSPTTVENWNSIASVNDNTTDNYGRRIRGYIHAPQSGNYQFYVAANETSQLWLSASESPDHLSLIASTNVATSPQDWTASASQQSDTIVLAAGQKYYFELLHKEGVGDDHLAVGWTTPTSSTVTLIGRSDLSPVVPEVRIYSESPYGAELAGVPAKFTIVRESGPTNLPLEVFYSTSGTANNGVDYQSLSGSIIIPSGSLSVDLNITPLTDTLDEGPESVVIELQNGPGYEVGFTSERTVYGTIYDDAAAPSGGTSLWTGTQLADFTRFGGTYTTESDPTFGSVIQAAILSQPATQYSAQIRQAIDAPVTQGDILFAEFAVRSTTGPGELTAIFELGASPYTKSLSQQIQVGSDWTKIQMPFIAAGSYAVGQATFGFHLGFQIQTLQFTDFQLLNYGPPKSLASETDFFLSGAGTWGTSQLVPVAGEPFGFAYEVTTSAVPPNPWNLQAQEKNDYPVQSGDTLRFEFSVRATSGNNPITGFVLQTTDTYANLVSQSINLSSNWQHFTIDYEVGEDFATESLQAVFNIGQKLQTVEIGGFHWTNLSNSVNFEDLPEQFPASSYEGRLGTDAWRESADSRIETDRMSLATVQVVDGSGNPLDGAVIHLRQKEHEFLFGSAINAFNGKLDPNGNTQALKYQSEINRLFNTVVMENSLKWPQYLNDPQRAIDAVNFANSNDLYVRGHNMIWPSRGNMPSSIWNEYDTRVITDGSVSAAAWLETTIENHLADLLTTFNGQVPEWDVVNEPYTNHDVMDILGDSIVVDWFQQVRDYDPTIKLVLNDYHIFTSNGSDTAHRVNFDNWLTTLSNAGLLDVIGVQNHYGAGNLTDIVVLEQLVNSYYTQFNTPIVITEFDVNTEDEQLQADYLRDYFTMAFSQNEVSEILQWGFWEDSHWLPNSALYRSDFSIKPNGQAYEDLVFGRWWSDVRGTSSSGAFSTDVFRGDYEVVVEYGGNTFTTSLVVDSSDTASATVTVPTQLVDAIDDSVVTNQDTPVDISVLLNDLPAGETKVVSAVDGTHGTTSIGPGGVITYTPNVGFSGSDSFQYTIALQDVELVNSAVSGGDRFGNSVAVSGDFAVVGSFLDDPAGLNSAGSAFVYQRTGNTSWTQVAQLTGDGAPNGTDGQFGYSVAIDGDTVAVSAQKDRENGFQAGAVYIFDRNEGGPDNWGRVTKLIGSDTVKRDLFGRSVDISGDTIVVGASVADPVGVSSGAAYVFERDQGGVDTWGQVKKLTGSTQGAGDRFGQSVSIDENYVAVGAFRYDGVGNDSGAAYVFARNSGGVDNWGEVAVVEASDGSAADQFGFSVSIEGNNLAVAAPLDDEAGMNQLGSVYLFNASEGGSDNWGQVTKLLANDGVAGDRLGLSVSIDGDRIIAGSPLADGGGNASGRAYVFENVAGSWSQSRVLINDKVTTADEYGIAVATDGEVAIIGSWLDNRPNNNTGGAYAFDLQTDIATVSVTVGSASLELLLTQSITEPMSISSESAEPVVQLDSRRVLVEPLSSPTLTRDHVLAVGFADPSDDELEGILNNIANDRLSHPLAASFDGIANG